The Vitis vinifera cultivar Pinot Noir 40024 chromosome 12, ASM3070453v1 genome has a segment encoding these proteins:
- the LOC104880914 gene encoding diacylglycerol kinase 1, producing the protein MELHPTPLIGVMPLGTQVDISISLGWGNQISDADSKPFFFFPKLRDAEVILIDSWNFVMRTSIPDCLEIPKTLRVQHVSEDDLLLMEGDKDLCGRFWNYLIIGLDAQECFGDSHFKSWPRNITLPIIVKIKDQQHQWKKLKLPRSIRSIVCLNMPSFPGGLDPWGKPNFRRKKERNFTSSFVDDGLLEIIGFRDSWHAEKFLPLNCHGTRLAQVHQIRFELCKGIAKHIYMSFDGTKWKQHTPIDDDNYMIEISYSSKTRMLATSTSKCKHKAKSPTSIEYSQ; encoded by the exons ATGGAACTCCATCCGACACCGCTAATTGGTGTGATGCCTTTGGGAACACAAGTTGAcatttcaatttctcttggatGG GGAAATCAAATTTCTGATGCAGATTctaagcctttttttttctttcctaaatTAAGGGATGCTGAAGTGATATTGATAGACAG TTGGAATTTTGTAATGAGGACATCAATTCCAGATTGTCTTGAGATACCAAAGACTCTTCGCGTTCAACATGTTTCTGAAGACGACTTATTGCTCATG GAAGGTGACAAAGATCTTTGTGGGAGATTTTGGAACTATCTTATAATAG GGTTGGATGCTCAAGAATGTTTTGGTGATTCTCACTTTAAATCATGGCCAAG GAACATTACTTTGCCTATAATTGTTAAAATCAAGGATCAACAACATCAATGGAAGAAGTTAAAGTTACCTCGAAG cATAAGATCAATTGTTTGTCTTAACATGCCTAGTTTCCCTGGTGGACTAGACCCTTGGGGCAAACCAAATTTTAGGAGAAAAAAAGAG AGAAACTTTACATCATCTTTTGTGGATGATGGACTTCTTGAGATTATAGGATTTAGAGATTCATGGCATGCGGAAAAGTTTCTTCCTTTGAATTGCCATGGGACTCGTCTTGCACAG GTGCACCAAATTCGCTTTGAGCTTTGCAAAGGGATAGCTAAGCATATTTACATGAGTTTTGATGGGACGAAATGGAAACAACATACCCCTATTGATGATGACAACTACATGATCGAAATCTCTTATTCATCTAAAACTAGAATGCTTGCAACTTCAACTTCAAAATGCAAACACAAAGCTAAAAGTCCTACATCTATTGAATATTCTCAATAG